One genomic window of Devosia salina includes the following:
- a CDS encoding NuoB/complex I 20 kDa subunit family protein — MGLSPSSSTLVTPRPTGAIDPATGKPFGADDPFFTGVNNELADKGFLVTTVSQLITWARTGSLMWMQTGLACCAVEMMQMSMPRYDIERFGTAPRASPRQSDVLIVAGTLTNKMAPALRKVYDQMPEPRYVISMGSCANGGGYYHYSYSVVRGCDRVLPVDVYVPGCPPTAEALLYGILLLQKKIRRDGTIER; from the coding sequence ATGGGATTGAGCCCGTCCAGTTCGACACTGGTTACCCCGCGTCCCACGGGCGCGATTGATCCGGCAACCGGCAAGCCATTTGGCGCCGACGATCCGTTTTTCACCGGCGTGAACAATGAGTTGGCCGACAAGGGCTTCCTCGTCACCACCGTGTCGCAGCTCATCACCTGGGCGCGCACCGGCTCGCTGATGTGGATGCAGACCGGCCTGGCCTGCTGCGCTGTGGAAATGATGCAGATGTCGATGCCGCGCTACGACATCGAGCGGTTCGGTACCGCGCCGCGCGCCTCGCCGCGCCAGTCCGACGTGCTCATCGTGGCCGGCACGCTGACCAACAAGATGGCGCCGGCCCTGCGCAAGGTCTATGACCAGATGCCCGAGCCGCGCTACGTGATCTCGATGGGCAGCTGCGCCAATGGCGGCGGCTACTACCACTATTCCTATTCCGTTGTGCGCGGTTGCGACCGGGTGCTGCCGGTGGACGTCTATGTTCCGGGCTGCCCGCCGACTGCCGAGGCCCTTCTCTATGGCATCCTGTTGCTGCAGAAGAAGATCCGCCGCGACGGCACGATCGAACGATAG
- a CDS encoding NADH-quinone oxidoreductase subunit C, protein MDETVVVEPIAIDPLVTLGEHVAASLGDAVLGFEVAFGDLTVTVARDSIVNVASFLRDDPKCRFISFVDVCGVDYPAREFRFDVVYHFLSPHLNQRIRIKLEADDVTPVPSICDVFAGANWFEREVYDLYGVLFSGHPDLRRILTDYGFDGHPLRKDFPLTGFVEVRYDEERKRVVYEPVTLAQEFRSFDYLSPWEGTDYVLPGDEKAKN, encoded by the coding sequence ATGGACGAAACTGTTGTTGTCGAGCCGATTGCAATCGACCCGCTCGTGACGCTTGGCGAACATGTCGCTGCGTCCCTGGGCGATGCGGTCCTGGGCTTTGAAGTGGCGTTTGGCGATCTGACCGTTACTGTGGCGCGCGATTCGATCGTCAATGTGGCGTCGTTCCTGCGCGATGATCCGAAATGTCGGTTCATCAGCTTCGTGGACGTCTGCGGTGTGGACTATCCGGCCCGGGAGTTCCGCTTCGACGTTGTCTATCATTTCCTCAGCCCGCATCTGAACCAGCGCATCCGTATCAAGCTCGAAGCCGACGACGTGACCCCGGTCCCCTCGATCTGCGACGTGTTTGCTGGCGCCAACTGGTTCGAGCGTGAGGTTTATGACCTCTATGGCGTGCTGTTCTCCGGCCATCCCGACCTGCGCCGCATCCTGACCGACTACGGTTTTGACGGGCATCCATTGCGCAAGGACTTCCCGCTCACTGGCTTTGTTGAAGTCCGCTATGACGAAGAGCGCAAGCGTGTGGTCTATGAGCCGGTGACCCTGGCCCAGGAATTCCGCTCGTTCGATTATCTGTCGCCCTGGGAAGGTACGGATTACGTGCTGCCCGGCGACGAAAAGGCGAAGAACTGA
- a CDS encoding outer membrane protein gives MRIAETIALAAFVSAASAGAAMAADLITVPTSTQAELPVVDTPGFDWNGFYAGVHGTAQNGSASGLQYGLGVQAGVNAQFDFYLLGAEVAVSGLADNGTVGETSYGQILGRAGLVVSDNVAIYAAGGYGIDLGVPDEQDALLGGGVELAVTDNVSVRAQYLHGFPIEGGNTKDQLTVGASYHF, from the coding sequence ATGCGTATCGCAGAAACTATCGCCCTTGCAGCCTTTGTCAGTGCCGCTTCAGCGGGTGCGGCCATGGCTGCCGACCTCATCACCGTTCCCACCTCGACGCAGGCGGAACTGCCCGTGGTCGACACGCCCGGCTTTGACTGGAACGGTTTCTATGCCGGGGTGCACGGCACCGCCCAGAACGGTTCGGCCAGCGGCCTGCAATACGGGCTGGGGGTGCAGGCGGGCGTCAATGCCCAGTTCGACTTCTACCTGCTCGGTGCTGAAGTCGCGGTTTCGGGCCTGGCTGACAATGGCACCGTGGGCGAAACCTCCTATGGCCAGATTCTCGGTCGGGCGGGCCTTGTCGTGTCGGACAATGTGGCGATCTACGCCGCTGGCGGCTATGGCATCGACCTGGGCGTGCCGGACGAACAGGATGCCCTACTTGGCGGCGGCGTCGAACTGGCCGTCACCGACAATGTTTCGGTCCGGGCCCAGTACCTGCATGGCTTCCCGATCGAGGGTGGCAATACCAAGGATCAGCTTACCGTGGGCGCCAGCTACCACTTCTGA
- a CDS encoding NADH-quinone oxidoreductase subunit D codes for MSEVDVRNFTLNFGPVHPSAHGVLRMILELDGELVERVDPHIGLLHRGTEKLIEYKTYLQAVPYFDRLDYVAPMNQEHAFALAVERMLDIEVPRRGQLIRVLYAEIGRLLAHLMNVTTQAMDIGALTPPLWGFEQREKLMVFYERASGARMHAAYFRPGGVHQDLPQALIDDIGTFCDEFPKALKDIDTLLTANRIFKQRNVDIGVVPLEEAWGRGFSGVMVRASGAAWDLRKAQPYDAYAEMEFDIPVGSNGDCYDRYLIRMEEMRQANEIMRQCVKKLNAPDGKGPVSSTDGKVVPPSRGEMKQSMEALIHHFKLYTEGFKVPAGEIYAAVEAPKGEFGVYLVSDGTNKPYRCHIRAPGFAHLSAMDYLCRKHMLADVTAILGSIDIVFGEVDR; via the coding sequence ATGTCAGAAGTCGACGTCCGCAATTTCACCCTGAACTTCGGCCCCGTGCACCCCTCGGCGCACGGCGTGCTGCGCATGATTCTCGAACTCGATGGCGAACTGGTCGAGCGCGTCGATCCGCATATCGGTCTGCTGCACCGCGGCACCGAGAAACTGATCGAGTACAAGACCTATCTTCAGGCTGTTCCGTATTTTGACCGGCTCGACTACGTGGCGCCGATGAACCAGGAGCACGCCTTTGCCCTGGCGGTCGAGCGCATGCTCGACATCGAGGTTCCGCGCCGTGGCCAGCTCATACGCGTGCTGTATGCCGAGATCGGCCGCCTCCTGGCGCACCTGATGAACGTCACCACCCAGGCCATGGACATTGGCGCGCTCACCCCGCCGCTCTGGGGCTTCGAGCAGCGCGAAAAGCTCATGGTCTTCTACGAGCGCGCTTCTGGCGCCCGCATGCACGCAGCCTATTTCCGCCCCGGTGGCGTCCACCAGGACCTGCCGCAGGCGCTGATCGATGACATTGGCACCTTCTGCGACGAGTTCCCCAAGGCGCTCAAGGACATCGACACCCTTCTGACGGCCAATCGCATCTTCAAGCAGCGCAATGTCGATATTGGCGTCGTGCCGCTCGAAGAGGCGTGGGGCCGGGGCTTTTCGGGCGTCATGGTGCGCGCTTCGGGCGCCGCATGGGACCTGCGCAAGGCCCAGCCCTATGACGCCTATGCCGAAATGGAATTCGACATTCCGGTTGGCTCAAACGGCGACTGCTACGACCGTTACCTGATCCGCATGGAAGAAATGCGCCAGGCCAACGAGATCATGCGTCAGTGCGTGAAGAAGCTCAATGCGCCGGACGGCAAGGGTCCCGTGTCCTCGACCGATGGCAAGGTGGTGCCGCCCAGCCGCGGTGAGATGAAGCAGTCCATGGAGGCGCTCATCCACCACTTCAAGCTCTATACCGAGGGCTTCAAGGTGCCGGCCGGCGAAATCTATGCCGCCGTCGAAGCGCCCAAGGGCGAGTTCGGCGTCTACCTGGTGTCCGATGGCACCAACAAGCCCTATCGCTGCCATATCCGTGCGCCGGGCTTCGCCCATCTGAGCGCCATGGATTATCTCTGCCGCAAGCACATGCTGGCAGACGTGACGGCGATCCTCGGGTCGATTGATATTGTGTTCGGAGAGGTGGATCGCTGA
- a CDS encoding outer membrane protein, with amino-acid sequence MFVRSLAIGVSAAALMVGGAHAADLIIPTTPEPIYAPAGFDWEGLYIGARLGGQFVGADTYAAGNVTPSTTYGVVGAAVGVNFIPMDPVLLGVEVTADYMWNTTAAVTSSGEFFANLRAGAIVTDNAMIYALGGVGFNNTTAGSTGVYQLGGGVEFAVNDVVTVRGEVVGQGDFDSAGADTFFEATKATVGVFYHF; translated from the coding sequence ATGTTTGTACGTTCTCTGGCCATTGGCGTTTCCGCCGCGGCTCTCATGGTTGGCGGCGCCCACGCTGCTGACCTCATCATCCCGACCACTCCGGAGCCGATCTACGCTCCTGCCGGTTTCGACTGGGAAGGTCTCTATATCGGTGCCCGTCTCGGCGGTCAGTTCGTCGGTGCTGACACCTACGCTGCCGGCAATGTCACCCCCAGCACCACCTATGGTGTCGTCGGTGCTGCCGTCGGTGTGAACTTCATCCCGATGGACCCGGTCCTGCTCGGCGTTGAAGTCACCGCTGACTACATGTGGAACACCACCGCTGCCGTGACTTCCTCGGGCGAGTTCTTCGCCAACCTGCGCGCCGGTGCCATCGTCACCGACAACGCCATGATCTACGCCCTGGGCGGCGTGGGCTTCAACAACACCACTGCTGGTTCGACCGGTGTCTACCAGCTCGGTGGCGGTGTTGAATTCGCTGTCAACGACGTCGTCACCGTTCGCGGTGAAGTTGTTGGCCAGGGCGATTTCGACTCGGCCGGTGCTGACACCTTCTTCGAGGCCACCAAGGCCACCGTCGGCGTCTTCTACCACTTCTAA
- the nuoG gene encoding NADH-quinone oxidoreductase subunit NuoG — protein sequence MANIKVDGQLIEVPDHYTLMQAAEAAGAEIPRFCYHERLSVAGNCRMCLVEVKGGPPKPQASCAMSVKDLRPGPNGEPPEMFTNTPMVKKAREGVMEFLLINHPLDCPICDQGGECDLQDQAMAYGVSGSRFHENKRAVEDKYMGPLIKTSMNRCIHCTRCVRFTTEVAGISELGLLGRGEDAEITPYLERALTSELQGNVIDLCPVGALTSKPYAFHARPWELNKTESIDVMDAVGSAIRVDSRGREVMRVLPRINEAINEEWISDKTRFIWDGLKSQRLDRPYVRKSGKLQAASWDEALAAVAAKVKKAGNKVGAIAGDLAAVEEMYALKGLLASIGSGMTDVRPAMSGIDPSMPRSAYLFNPTIAGIEQADAILIIGANPRKEAALINARIRKTWRATNLPIAVIGEQADLTYAYEHLGNGFETLADLAAGKGAFAETLKSAQRPLIIVGEGAVSHASLGKQAGRDTIALAAKLATGANVAEGWNGFALLHNAASRVGGLDIGFVPHDGGVCSADQIALAGKGELDVLFLLGADEYDMSAMGKAFVVYIGSHGDKGAHRADVILPGATYTEKSGTYVNTEGRVQVTTRAVFPPGDAKEDWAIIRALSGAIGQPLPYNSLAQLRAALYAEFPHLARIDEIAAGSVADVAKLGKAATKTKSAPYVSLVTDFYLSNPIARASATMAECAQMAAGLRQAAE from the coding sequence ATGGCCAATATCAAAGTCGATGGGCAGCTCATCGAAGTCCCCGATCACTACACCCTGATGCAGGCGGCCGAAGCGGCCGGCGCGGAAATCCCGCGCTTCTGCTACCACGAGCGCCTGTCGGTCGCCGGCAATTGCCGCATGTGCCTTGTCGAGGTGAAGGGCGGTCCTCCGAAGCCGCAGGCCTCCTGCGCCATGTCGGTCAAGGACTTGCGTCCCGGCCCGAATGGCGAACCGCCTGAAATGTTCACCAACACGCCCATGGTCAAGAAGGCCCGTGAAGGCGTGATGGAATTCCTGCTGATCAACCATCCGCTCGATTGCCCGATCTGCGACCAGGGCGGCGAATGCGACCTGCAGGACCAGGCCATGGCCTATGGCGTCTCCGGCTCGCGCTTCCACGAGAACAAGCGCGCCGTCGAAGACAAATATATGGGCCCGCTGATCAAGACCTCGATGAACCGCTGCATTCACTGCACGCGGTGCGTCCGCTTCACCACTGAAGTCGCCGGCATTTCCGAGCTGGGCCTGCTGGGGCGCGGCGAAGACGCCGAGATCACCCCCTATCTTGAGCGCGCGCTCACCAGCGAGTTGCAGGGCAATGTCATCGATCTCTGCCCGGTCGGCGCGCTGACCTCCAAGCCCTACGCCTTCCATGCCCGTCCCTGGGAACTGAACAAGACCGAGAGCATCGACGTGATGGATGCGGTCGGTTCGGCCATCCGCGTCGACAGCCGCGGTCGCGAAGTCATGCGCGTCCTGCCGCGCATCAACGAGGCGATCAACGAGGAATGGATCTCGGACAAGACCCGCTTCATCTGGGATGGTTTGAAGAGCCAGCGTCTGGATCGCCCCTATGTGCGCAAATCCGGAAAGTTGCAGGCCGCCAGCTGGGACGAAGCTCTGGCTGCCGTCGCTGCCAAGGTCAAGAAGGCCGGCAACAAGGTCGGCGCCATCGCCGGTGACCTGGCTGCTGTCGAGGAAATGTATGCCCTCAAGGGCCTGCTCGCCTCGATCGGCTCGGGCATGACCGACGTCCGTCCGGCCATGTCGGGCATCGATCCGTCCATGCCGCGCTCGGCTTACCTCTTCAACCCGACCATTGCCGGGATCGAACAGGCCGACGCCATCCTCATCATCGGCGCGAACCCGCGCAAGGAAGCGGCGCTGATCAATGCCCGCATCCGCAAGACCTGGCGTGCCACCAACCTGCCCATTGCCGTTATCGGCGAGCAGGCGGATCTGACCTATGCCTACGAGCATCTGGGCAACGGCTTCGAGACGCTGGCCGATCTGGCCGCCGGCAAGGGTGCCTTCGCCGAAACGCTCAAGAGTGCCCAGCGTCCGCTGATCATCGTGGGCGAAGGCGCGGTCTCGCATGCCTCGCTGGGCAAGCAGGCCGGTCGCGACACCATCGCGCTGGCCGCCAAGCTCGCCACGGGCGCCAATGTCGCCGAGGGCTGGAACGGCTTCGCGCTGCTGCACAATGCGGCCAGCCGCGTCGGCGGTCTCGATATCGGCTTCGTGCCGCATGACGGCGGCGTCTGCTCGGCCGACCAGATCGCTCTGGCCGGCAAGGGCGAGCTCGACGTCCTGTTCCTGCTCGGCGCCGACGAATACGACATGTCGGCCATGGGCAAGGCGTTTGTCGTCTATATCGGCTCGCACGGCGACAAGGGCGCGCACCGCGCCGACGTCATCCTGCCGGGCGCGACCTACACGGAAAAGTCCGGCACCTATGTGAACACCGAGGGTCGCGTGCAGGTCACCACCCGCGCCGTGTTCCCGCCGGGCGATGCCAAGGAAGACTGGGCGATCATCCGGGCCTTGAGCGGGGCCATCGGCCAGCCGCTGCCCTACAATTCGCTGGCCCAGCTGCGCGCCGCGCTTTATGCGGAATTCCCGCATCTGGCCCGCATTGACGAGATCGCCGCCGGTTCGGTGGCCGATGTCGCCAAGCTCGGCAAGGCCGCCACCAAGACCAAGTCGGCACCCTATGTGTCGCTGGTCACCGATTTCTATCTCAGCAATCCGATTGCGCGTGCCTCGGCCACCATGGCCGAGTGCGCCCAGATGGCCGCGGGTCTGCGGCAGGCTGCGGAGTAG
- the nuoH gene encoding NADH-quinone oxidoreductase subunit NuoH: MDFILSALDYLLGIPVLGWGTEVGFVYKALALLVGLLIFTAFILLGDRKVWAAVQMRRGPNVVGPFGLLQSFADLLKFVFKEAVIPAGADKVLFLAAPLITATLALAGWAVVPVSDGWAMADINIGILYLLGISSLGVYGVIIGGWASNSKYPFLGALRSAAQMVSYEVSIGLVIITVLLCVGSLNLNDIVVAQSEMGLAHALGVPWLSFLNWFWLPLFPMFVVFYISALAETNRPPFDMVEGESELVAGFMTEYSATPYLLFMLGEYIAILLMCAMTTILFLGGWAAPIDLPPFTWIPGLIWFFIKVSLVFFMFAMAKAIVPRYRYDQLMRIGWKLFLPLSLIMVVIVAFVLQLTGWGWHGGIA, from the coding sequence ATGGACTTTATTCTCTCCGCCCTCGATTATCTGCTTGGTATCCCGGTCCTCGGCTGGGGCACCGAGGTCGGCTTCGTCTATAAGGCACTGGCCCTGCTGGTCGGGCTGCTGATCTTCACCGCCTTTATCCTCCTGGGGGACCGCAAGGTCTGGGCCGCCGTGCAGATGCGCCGGGGTCCCAATGTGGTCGGCCCCTTCGGCCTGCTGCAGAGCTTTGCCGACCTGCTGAAGTTCGTCTTCAAGGAAGCGGTCATTCCGGCCGGCGCCGACAAGGTGCTGTTCCTCGCCGCGCCGCTGATCACTGCCACCCTGGCACTTGCCGGCTGGGCCGTGGTGCCCGTCAGCGATGGCTGGGCCATGGCTGACATCAATATCGGCATTCTCTACCTGCTCGGCATTTCCTCGCTCGGCGTCTATGGCGTCATCATCGGCGGCTGGGCCTCGAACTCGAAATATCCGTTTCTGGGCGCCCTCCGTTCGGCAGCGCAGATGGTCTCCTACGAAGTTTCCATCGGCCTCGTGATCATCACCGTCCTGCTTTGCGTCGGGTCGCTCAATCTCAATGACATCGTCGTCGCCCAGTCCGAGATGGGCCTTGCCCACGCCCTGGGTGTGCCGTGGCTCTCGTTCCTCAACTGGTTCTGGCTGCCGCTCTTCCCGATGTTTGTGGTGTTCTACATCTCGGCCCTGGCCGAAACCAACCGCCCGCCTTTCGACATGGTGGAAGGCGAATCCGAACTGGTCGCCGGCTTCATGACCGAATATTCGGCCACGCCGTACCTGCTGTTCATGCTGGGCGAATACATCGCGATCCTCCTCATGTGCGCCATGACCACCATCCTGTTCCTGGGTGGCTGGGCCGCGCCGATCGATCTGCCTCCCTTCACCTGGATCCCGGGGCTGATCTGGTTCTTCATCAAGGTAAGTCTCGTTTTCTTCATGTTCGCCATGGCAAAGGCCATCGTGCCCCGCTATCGCTACGACCAGTTGATGCGCATTGGCTGGAAGCTGTTCCTGCCGCTCTCGCTGATCATGGTCGTGATCGTCGCTTTCGTTCTCCAGCTCACCGGCTGGGGCTGGCACGGGGGTATTGCCTGA
- the nuoE gene encoding NADH-quinone oxidoreductase subunit NuoE, which produces MSTRRLADESVQPASFAFNAENQAWAEKRIALYPAGRQQSAVIPLLMRAQDQDGWVTRATIEKVAEMLDMPYIRVLEVATFYTQFQLAPVGRNAHIQVCGTTPCMLRGAGDLIEVCKSKIHPEPHHLNADGTMSWEEVECLGACVNAPMVMIYHDTYEDLTPGRMEEIVDAFAAGKGDTIKAGPQIDRQTSAAFGGRTTLLEQPTAKREKFVPPPVAEAAAAAAAPAASAPAAPAKTAPAPDTAAKPKDVAEENAPAIKGTPKKAKVSQAKAEGERVAADVAAKANGKPNTAMREGASGAESEGGKVDGGKAVGKASATAPADGSAADTAVRKTKPAIKAPAADPKEAVPTAEKGGELTPLFERPAGAPDDLKLISGVGPVIERKLNALGITRYDQIAKFKKAEIARVDEVLNFKGRIDRDDWLKQAKALAKGGVEEYRKVFGKDPR; this is translated from the coding sequence ATGTCTACGCGACGCCTTGCAGACGAGTCGGTGCAGCCGGCCAGTTTTGCGTTCAATGCTGAGAACCAGGCCTGGGCCGAAAAGCGGATCGCGCTGTATCCGGCCGGGCGCCAGCAGTCTGCGGTTATTCCGCTGCTGATGCGCGCGCAGGACCAGGATGGCTGGGTCACCCGCGCGACCATCGAAAAGGTCGCCGAAATGCTGGATATGCCCTATATCCGCGTGCTCGAAGTGGCGACCTTTTACACACAGTTCCAGCTGGCCCCGGTGGGCAGGAACGCCCATATCCAGGTCTGCGGCACCACGCCCTGCATGCTGCGCGGCGCGGGCGACCTGATCGAGGTCTGCAAGTCCAAGATCCACCCCGAACCGCATCATCTCAATGCCGACGGCACAATGAGCTGGGAAGAGGTCGAGTGCCTTGGCGCCTGCGTCAACGCGCCCATGGTCATGATCTATCATGACACCTATGAGGACCTGACGCCCGGGCGCATGGAAGAGATCGTGGACGCCTTTGCTGCCGGCAAGGGCGACACCATCAAGGCCGGTCCGCAGATCGACCGGCAGACCTCGGCGGCCTTTGGTGGCCGCACGACGCTGCTCGAACAGCCGACCGCCAAGCGCGAGAAGTTCGTGCCCCCGCCGGTAGCGGAGGCTGCGGCCGCCGCGGCAGCACCGGCCGCTTCCGCACCTGCGGCGCCGGCCAAGACGGCGCCTGCCCCGGACACGGCGGCCAAGCCCAAGGATGTAGCCGAAGAAAACGCGCCGGCGATCAAGGGTACGCCCAAGAAGGCCAAGGTCAGCCAGGCCAAGGCCGAGGGTGAACGCGTTGCGGCCGATGTTGCGGCCAAGGCCAATGGCAAGCCCAATACCGCCATGCGGGAAGGCGCGTCCGGCGCCGAGTCCGAGGGTGGCAAGGTCGATGGCGGCAAGGCCGTGGGTAAGGCCAGCGCGACCGCACCGGCCGACGGCAGCGCTGCCGATACCGCTGTTCGCAAGACCAAACCTGCGATCAAGGCGCCGGCGGCCGATCCCAAGGAAGCCGTTCCCACCGCCGAAAAGGGTGGTGAGCTCACGCCGTTGTTCGAGCGCCCCGCGGGCGCTCCGGACGACCTAAAGCTGATCTCGGGCGTGGGGCCGGTCATCGAGCGCAAGCTCAATGCGCTGGGCATCACCCGTTACGACCAGATCGCCAAGTTCAAGAAGGCGGAGATCGCCCGGGTGGACGAGGTGCTGAACTTCAAGGGCCGCATCGATCGCGATGACTGGCTCAAGCAGGCCAAGGCGCTCGCCAAGGGCGGGGTTGAGGAATACCGCAAGGTATTCGGGAAGGACCCGCGCTAA
- a CDS encoding NADH-quinone oxidoreductase subunit A — protein sequence MTELLSNYLPIVIFIALSALIGGALLVAPFLVAVKRPDPEKVSAFEAGFDAFSDARMKVDVRFYLVAILFIIFDLEVAFLFPWAVAFRDVGWFGFWSMMIFLAVLTIGFIYEWRKGALEWD from the coding sequence ATGACCGAATTGCTCAGCAATTACCTGCCCATTGTCATCTTCATAGCGCTCTCGGCCCTGATCGGCGGGGCGCTTTTGGTCGCGCCGTTCCTGGTTGCGGTGAAGCGGCCGGATCCGGAGAAAGTGTCGGCCTTCGAGGCTGGCTTCGACGCCTTCAGCGACGCCCGCATGAAGGTCGATGTGCGCTTCTATCTGGTGGCGATTCTCTTCATCATCTTCGATCTGGAAGTGGCCTTTCTGTTCCCCTGGGCCGTGGCGTTCCGGGATGTGGGCTGGTTCGGCTTCTGGTCGATGATGATCTTCCTGGCCGTGCTGACCATCGGCTTTATCTATGAATGGCGTAAGGGAGCTCTGGAATGGGATTGA
- the nuoI gene encoding NADH-quinone oxidoreductase subunit NuoI: MRVGQIVNTLLLREFVSAFFLAMRYFFGAKPTINYPFEKGPVSPRFRGEHALRRYPNGEERCIACKLCEAICPAQAITIEAGPRQNDGTRRTVRYDIDMVKCIYCGFCQEACPVDAIVEGPNFEFATETREELYFSKEKLLSNGDRWEREIAANLAADAPYR, translated from the coding sequence ATGCGCGTCGGACAGATCGTCAACACGCTGCTGCTGCGGGAGTTCGTATCGGCCTTCTTCCTGGCCATGCGCTATTTCTTCGGGGCAAAGCCAACCATCAACTACCCCTTCGAAAAGGGCCCGGTGTCGCCGCGCTTCCGTGGGGAGCACGCTCTCAGGCGCTACCCCAATGGCGAAGAACGCTGCATTGCCTGCAAGCTCTGCGAAGCCATCTGCCCGGCCCAGGCCATCACCATCGAGGCCGGACCGCGCCAGAATGACGGCACTCGTCGCACCGTGCGCTACGACATCGACATGGTGAAGTGCATCTATTGCGGCTTCTGTCAGGAAGCCTGCCCTGTCGATGCCATCGTCGAAGGCCCGAACTTCGAATTCGCAACAGAAACGCGCGAGGAGCTCTATTTCTCGAAAGAGAAGCTCCTCAGCAATGGCGATAGGTGGGAGCGTGAAATCGCGGCCAACCTGGCTGCCGACGCGCCTTACCGCTAA
- the nuoF gene encoding NADH-quinone oxidoreductase subunit NuoF, with the protein MLADKDRIFTNLYGHHDWRLEGARERGSWVGTKEFIDSGRDWITNEVKSSGLRGRGGAGFPTGLKWSFMPKQSDGRPHYLLVNADESEPGTCKDREILRHDPHHLIEGCLLACRAMDAHLAFIYVRGEFIRERQRLEEAVQEAYDAKLIGKDNVHGWDLDIIVHHGAGAYICGEETALMESLEGKKGQPRLKPPFPAGMGVYGNPTTVNNVESIAVVPEILRRSGAWFSSIGRPNNVGTKLFMVSGHVNKPATFEEALGESFKDIIEKHCGGIRGGWDNLLAVIPGGASCPVVRGEDMMDAIMDFDGMREKKSSFGTGGMIVMDKSTDIIKAIWRISAFFKHESCGQCTPCREGTGWMMRVMERMVQGRAQKREIDMLFEVTKQIEGHTICALGDAAAWPIQGLIRNFRPTIEARIEQYTYSSTSDGAVPSIAAE; encoded by the coding sequence ATGCTCGCTGACAAGGATCGCATTTTCACCAATCTCTACGGCCACCATGACTGGCGGCTGGAAGGCGCACGCGAACGCGGCTCCTGGGTTGGGACCAAGGAATTTATCGACAGCGGGCGTGACTGGATCACCAATGAAGTCAAGTCGTCCGGCCTGCGCGGTCGTGGCGGCGCCGGTTTCCCGACGGGCCTCAAATGGTCGTTCATGCCCAAGCAGTCCGACGGACGTCCGCACTATCTGCTGGTCAATGCCGACGAGTCCGAGCCGGGCACCTGCAAGGACCGCGAAATCCTGCGCCACGATCCGCATCACCTGATCGAAGGCTGCCTGCTGGCGTGCCGCGCCATGGATGCGCACCTGGCCTTCATCTATGTGCGCGGTGAGTTCATCCGTGAGCGCCAGCGCCTCGAGGAAGCCGTCCAGGAGGCCTATGACGCCAAGCTGATCGGCAAGGACAATGTGCACGGCTGGGACCTGGACATCATCGTGCATCACGGCGCCGGCGCTTACATCTGCGGGGAAGAAACCGCGCTGATGGAATCGCTCGAGGGCAAGAAGGGCCAGCCGCGCCTGAAGCCGCCATTCCCGGCCGGCATGGGCGTCTATGGCAACCCGACCACCGTCAACAATGTCGAATCCATCGCCGTCGTCCCGGAAATCCTGCGCCGCTCCGGCGCCTGGTTCTCGTCCATCGGCCGGCCGAACAATGTCGGCACCAAGCTCTTCATGGTCTCGGGCCATGTGAACAAGCCGGCCACCTTCGAGGAAGCCCTGGGCGAAAGCTTCAAGGACATCATCGAAAAGCATTGCGGCGGCATCCGCGGCGGCTGGGACAACCTGCTGGCCGTCATTCCTGGCGGTGCTTCGTGCCCGGTCGTGCGCGGCGAGGACATGATGGATGCCATCATGGACTTCGACGGCATGCGCGAGAAGAAGTCGAGCTTCGGCACCGGCGGCATGATCGTCATGGACAAGTCCACCGACATCATCAAGGCCATCTGGCGCATCTCGGCCTTCTTCAAGCACGAGAGCTGCGGCCAGTGCACGCCGTGCCGCGAAGGCACCGGCTGGATGATGCGCGTCATGGAGCGCATGGTCCAGGGCCGCGCGCAGAAGCGCGAAATCGACATGCTGTTCGAAGTGACCAAGCAGATCGAAGGCCACACCATCTGCGCCCTTGGCGACGCCGCCGCCTGGCCGATCCAGGGCCTGATCCGCAATTTCCGCCCCACCATCGAGGCGCGGATCGAGCAGTACACCTATTCATCCACCAGCGACGGCGCCGTTCCGTCCATCGCTGCGGAGTAA